A genomic segment from Phragmites australis chromosome 6, lpPhrAust1.1, whole genome shotgun sequence encodes:
- the LOC133920458 gene encoding putative GEM-like protein 8, with translation MEGSTSQGHVVGIPVSSRAYGIEEPDFPVEEETPDQGGFVGSFQSNQDENSSTADRPTSKHGRKGDKIAKGIKEHVTLGPKLSDTVKGKLTLGMRILQAGGVEKVFRQWFSVDKNEKLHRASQCYLSTTAGPIAGLLFVSTARVAFRSDRSLAVSTPHGHKARVPYKVTIPLRKVKAVRPSENMHRPEQKYVQLVTNDGFEFWFMGFVSYNRSLQHLEQAVAYAQAHDDVHGVEHWSW, from the exons ATGGAGGGGTCGACGAGCCAAGGGCATGTGGTTGGGATTCCGGTGAGCAGCAGAGCTTATGGCATCGAGGAGCCGGACTTCCCGGTGGAAGAGGAGACGCCCGATCAAGGCGGTTTCGTCGGTTCCTTCCAGTCCAACCAAG ATGAGAACAGCTCGACAGCCGATCGGCCGACGAGCAAACATGGAAGGAAGGGAGACAAGATCGCTAAGGGCATTAAAGAACATG TGACTCTTGGGCCCAAACTGTCTGACACGGTCAAGGGGAAGCTCACGCTGGGCATGAGGATCCTCCAGGCCGGCGGCGTGGAGAAAGTGTTCAGGCAATGGTTCTCCGTGGACAAGAACGAGAAGCTGCACAGGGCCTCGCAGTGCTACCTCTCGACGACGGCGGGGCCGATCGCCGGCCTGCTCTTCGTGTCCACGGCCCGGGTCGCCTTCCGCAGCGACCGCTCCCTGGCGGTGTCCACCCCGCACGGTCACAAGGCGCGCGTGCCGTACAAGGTAACGATCCCGCTGCGGAAGGTGAAGGCGGTGCGGCCCAGCGAGAACATGCACCGGCCGGAGCAGAAGTACGTCCAGCTCGTCACCAACGACGGCTTCGAGTTCTGGTTCATGGGGTTCGTCAGCTACAACCGGTCGCTGCAGCACCTCGAGCAGGCCGTCGCGTACGCGCAGGCGCATGACGACGTGCATGGCGTGGAGCACTGGAGCTGGTAG
- the LOC133922957 gene encoding uncharacterized protein LOC133922957 codes for MEMGYAGDRICFYRRFVKEFSTIAALINELLKKELPFQWGDKKEKAFEELKAKLTAAPLLALPDFESIKDLYANDSYFTEPYSKCGNGKGWEKYHLHDGFLFRANKLCIPDCSEHVNFDASKRSEVVKKIHEQARDNIEKMTKLYEMRANKR; via the exons ATGGAGATGGGTTACGCGGGGGACCGGATCT GTTTCTACCGTCGATTTGTGAAGGAatttagcaccattgctgccctgATCAATGAGTTACTAAAGAAAGAACTGCCTTTTCAATGGGGTGACAAAAAAGAGAAGGCATTTGAGGAGCTGAAAGCTAAGTTAACAGCAGCACCACTCCTTGCACTACCAGATttcg AAAGTAtcaaggacttatatgctaaTGATTCATATTTCACTGAACCATATTCCAAGTGTGGTAATGGAAAGGGCTGGGAAAAGTATCACTTGcatgatggatttttgtttcgAGCTAACAAACTGTGCATTCCAGATTGCTCG GAGCATGTTAACTTTGATGCAAGCAAGCGTTCTGAAGTTGTCAAGAAGATTCATGAACAAGCACGAGACAACATTGAGAAGATGACCAAGCTGTACGAGATGCGCGCCAACAAGAGATGA
- the LOC133920459 gene encoding GEM-like protein 4 produces MKKTNGAHVVGVPVTSKAYATEEAMRDRPAAKKDGDRLAVSLTHPSPYTSFGYKHSSKGQVIRWVNKLGRRAQSFRDHVTLGPKLSETVKGKLSLGARILQAGGVERVFRQAFSAEKGERLVKALQCYLYTTGGPIAGMLFVSTRKIAFRSDRSLAVTSPAGDVVARVPYKVMVPLRRIKRVRPSENAEKPEEKYIQVVTVDGFEFWFMGFVSYQRCCKYMQQVFSEL; encoded by the exons ATGAAGAAGACGAACGGTGCCCATGTGGTCGGAGTGCCTGTCACCTCCAAGGCGTACGCCACCGAGGAGGCGATGAGGGACCGGCCGGCGGCTAAGAAGGACGGCGATCGCCTTGCGGTATCTTTGACGCACCCGAGCCCCTACACGTCCTTCGGTTACAAGCACA GCAGCAAGGGTCAAGTGATCCGCTGGGTGAACAAGCTGGGCAGACGGGCTCAGAGCTTCAGGGACCATG TGACCTTGGGACCGAAGCTGTCTGAGACGGTGAAGGGGAAGCTGAGCCTGGGCGCAAGGATCCTGCAGGCCGGCGGCGTGGAGCGCGTGTTCCGGCAGGCCTTCTCGGCCGAGAAAGGAGAGCGGCTGGTGAAGGCCCTCCAGTGCTACCTCTACACCACCGGCGGTCCCATCGCAGGGATGCTCTTTGTGTCCACCCGCAAGATCGCCTTCCGCAGCGACCGCTCCCTCGCCGTCACCTCCCCGGCTGGAGACGTCGTCGCCCGGGTGCCGTACAAGGTGATGGTTCCCCTGAGGAGGATCAAGAGGGTGAGACCGAGCGAGAACGCCGAGAAGCCGGAGGAGAAGTACATACAGGTGGTCACCGTGGACGGGTTCGAGTTTTGGTTCATGGGGTTCGTGAGCTACCAGAGATGCTGCAAGTACATGCAGCAGGTGTTCTCCGAGCTGTAG